GAGGCATGGAAGCAGCTGGCAAGCATCGTCTCATCAACTCCCTACTCCGTGCGCCCGCGGTGGTGGCCTCGCGCCTGCGCATCATCTGGCTTCGCGCGCTGGGGGCGCACATTGGGAAGAAGTGCTGGCTGCGGGACATCTGGGTGCCACGCAATCCTTGGGACATCCATCTCGATGAAGCGGTGGCGGTGGACCGGCATGTGACGCTGGTGGCCTCGGGCGGGCCGAAGGAGGAGCCACGCATCTACATCGGCGCGCATACGTATGTGAACCGCTACACCATCATTGATGCGCATGAGTCGATT
This genomic window from Roseimicrobium gellanilyticum contains:
- a CDS encoding acyltransferase produces the protein MEAAGKHRLINSLLRAPAVVASRLRIIWLRALGAHIGKKCWLRDIWVPRNPWDIHLDEAVAVDRHVTLVASGGPKEEPRIYIGAHTYVNRYTIIDAHESIRIGKDCLIGPSCYISDADHSYAAGKLIAIQPMAKAPVVIEDGVLLGAGVTVLKGVTIGEGAVIGAGAVITKDVPANAVVSGVPGKVMGMRRVAAE